Below is a window of Ovis aries strain OAR_USU_Benz2616 breed Rambouillet chromosome 20, ARS-UI_Ramb_v3.0, whole genome shotgun sequence DNA.
TGATGGAGGTGGCTGCCcgctgtccccaccccacccgcaGCACCTGCAGGAGGACCGGGACAGCTTGCACACCACCACCGAGCTGCTGCAGGTGCGCGTGCAGAGCCTCACACACATCCTCTGCAtgcaggaggaggagctggcccGGAAGGTAGGCCCCTGGCCCAGGCCCCTCGGCCCCTGTGCGCGGGAGGGGTTGGTGTGCCATTCCCAGAACCTGCTGACATCTTTCTTCCCCTGAACACCTCTCCTTGCTGTGGCTCCTGATGCCAGGGCCAGATAGGAGAAACCAGACCCAcctccttcctctgctccccCAGGAGCCCGCACTCCCTGCTTCCTCCATCTGCAGGTTCAGCCTTCAGACTGCCTGGAGCCCGAGTTCACCAAGAAGTGCCAGTCCCTGTTGAAGCGCTGGCGGGAGAAGGTGTTTGCCCTCATGGTGCAGCTGAAGGCCCAGGAGCTGGAACACAGAGAATGCGTGGAGCGACTGAAGGGACAGGTTGCCTGGAGCCCACTTCCTCCTGTGCTCTCCCCCAGCTCCCTGCTCCTTGTGGAAGGGATGGCGTTTATTCAACAGATACTTGGGGGGCTCCCCTGTGCTGGCTGCACAGCCCTGAGCAAAGGTTTACAAAGAACTGCTCTTGTAAGGCTTACACTGTGAGGTGGGCCAGCCTTAGGTAGGGTGGTCGGGGACAGCCTCTTCCAAGAGGTGACAATGTTCAAGGACCCGTGGGTGGCATGGGCCGAGGCTGTGGGTCCTTATGGGCAGGTCACAGGGCAGTTCCTCAGGGTGTGGGCACATGGAACATGCTTCTGGAAGGAAACCTGGACTCAGACTCCATTCTCAAGAACTGGGCTTCTTGTCTCTCAGTGTGGCCTTCTTTCAGAGACCTCTGCACCTGCCCCTGCCTTCCCaatgcttcccccacccccaccttacAGCTTTCTGCTCTGgacctgcctcctctccttccccaggtgGCAGAGCTCCAGGAAAGAGTGGAAACCCAGTGCCAGGAGCAGGCCATCCTGCAGCGCTCCCTGCAGGACAAAGCTGCCGAGGCGGAGGTGGAGCGGATGGGCGCCAAGGTCAGTGTCTTAAGACGGGCAGAGGCTGAGGGATGGTAGGGAGACCTCAAGCAGGGACCCCCTTCTTTACCTCACCCTTCCTAGGCCCTGCAGATGGAGCTTAGCCGCGTTCAGGAGGCCCGGCGCCGCAGGAAGCAGCAGGCAGCCCCAGCGGAGGAGCAGCTGAGGCTTGTGGCCAGTGCTGTCAGCAGGTAtctggggtgagggtgggtggAGTAGCATTCCTGCTTCCTTCCCCAGCTTCCTGGGCATCTTGAGGTTTAAGAGCCTCGGGCAAGTGGGGCTGGAAGGCTGGTCGTCTGGAGGGAGCAGGGCTGGATGTATCTAATCCTGTAAAagtctgtgtttgttttctatggggcacccccccacctccaccttgcCACATTCTCACCAGGGTCACTTGTTATGACTCCTACCCACTGCATGTTTGGCTGAGATGAGGTTAACTTCCTCCTGCAGTTAATAACAGCTTGAGCTAAACAGAGCACCTAgtaggaaatgcaagagatgcgggtttgatccctggatcatgaaGGTCCCCTGGATCgtgacgatcccctggaggagggcatggcaacccactccagtattcttgcctagagaattccttggacagaggagcccgatgggctacagtgcatggggttgcaaagagtcagacacgactgaagtgacttagcacaacacaGGAGGATCGCCACCTTCAGAACTGTTCAAAGTTGGGGAGTATAGACActtgatctttctttctttctttaaaattttgcagGCAGGTCCTGTTGAGTTGGAAAAAATttaacctattttttttcttttaaagttgacccacaggcataccttgttttattgtacTTTGCTTGATCATTCacagatattgcattttttacaagctgaaggtttgtggcaactgcGTTGAGCAAGTCTATTGGCGCTATTTTTCCCCAACAGCGTTCTTTTCAAACTAAtgctgtttttaaatgtttagttgttttttaaaacatagtgctattgcacacttaatggACTACAGTATGGCATAAACATAGCTTTTATAAGCGCTGGGAAACCAGAAAATCTATTTGACTTTTGCTTTGCGGTTCTGCTTTGCCGTATTTGCTTTGTTGCAGCGGTCTGGAACTAAACCCACAGTATATCCGAGGTCTGCCTCTACTTGCTTACTAGATATTCCGTCTGTTAATAAAGCGTATGCCAGTTTCCTTTTTAATCAGTTGCAAGCCTGTCTCTCATACCAACTTCCGAGTGTTTCCTTCACAGCTATTGTTGTAGAACCTTTAGAAACTAGATTGCTGAGGGGATGCGCAGGTTTCTTTGCACAGGTAACAACCCTTCCTCGGCTTTGGATGTCGGCTTCAGCTTCTCTTCCCCTTGGGTTGATCCCCCTTCCTTACTTTCTCCATGTATGTAGCAGCGCAGGATAGAGGGGTTGAGTCTTTTTGGAAATGAGGTGGGGTTGAGGATTTGGTGACCTTGTGTCCTCTCCAGCTTTCAGACCTGGCTCCAGGGCACCGTGGCCGAGGTGGAACGCGCCGCAGCCCAGCTGCCCAGCCTCAGCAGCCGAGTCAGCTATGCCGTCCGCAAGGTCCACACCATTCGGGGTGGGTAGGGCAACTgccagccctgcccctgcccctgccccaccagCTCTCTCATCCTACACCtaccctcctgcctcctccccagtccGAGCATCTCCTTACGCCCCTGTTTCCCCTCCTCTCTGCAAACGCACCTCTCACACTCTATGCCTTTTCTCCCCAGGCCTGATGGCTCGAAAAGTGGCCCTTGCTCAGCTGCGCCAGGAGAGGTGAAGTCCGGGCCACTTTAGATTTACTGAGGGGCAGGAGTGGGGCTTTAGGGTGTTGGTTGCTGGGACCTGAAAAACACAAGGATGGAGGAAGGATAAGGGCTTAGGGGTCAGGCAGCTGGGTGATTTCCCCCATCTCTGTTTCCCTTCCTGTCTCAGCTGCCCGCCACCTCCACCGACCACAGACATGAGCCTTGAGTTGGAGCAGCTGCGGGAGGAGCGGAACCGTCTGGACGCAGAACTGCAGCTGAGTGCCCACATCATCCAGCAGGAGGTGGGCCGGGCCCGGGAGCAAGGTACGCCTGGTGCTTGCAAGTCAGTGAGCATGAGCCGGGGGGCCAGAGTCAGGGGGCCTTAGGGAGGAATAGGAGGAGGGAAGAGCTGGGGTCTAGGGCAGGGAGGAACCTGAGTGGGCACCTCCTCTTCCCAGGGGAGGCAGAGCGGCAGAAGCTGAGCGAGGTGGCCcagcagctggagcaggagcTGCAGCGCACGCAGGAGTCGCTGGCCAGCCTGGGGCTACAGCTGGAGGCAGCTCGCCAGGGCCAGCAGGAGAGCACGGCAGAGGCTGCCAGCCTCCGGAAGGAGCTGACCCAGCAGCAGGAGATCTATGGGCAAGGTGTGCAGGAGCGGACAGGGGCAGTCCCGGGGTTGGGAGTGGTGGGCACCATAAGCCCAGGCTCCCCTGATGCCCTGTGTGCACCTCCACCCCAGCGCTGCAGGAGAAGGTGGCCGAAGTGGAAGGTCGGCTGCGGGAACAGCTCTCAGAATCAGAGAGGAGACTGAACGAAGCTCGTAGGGAACACACCAAGGCTGGTGAGAGTGGCTGGGATGCACGTGGGCTTCCAAGAAGGAGGAGGTGTTGAGGCATGAGATTATTGTCAAAACTATTTTGAAAGCTTTTTCTGTTTGAAGTGTGCAAGTCATGAAGTTATCAAGGAAGATGAATTCTCAAGTGGTAAACACACTTGTATAGCCAGTGCCCAGATCAAACAATAGCACTTGACCAGCCCCAGATCCCCCCAGCTCCTCCCAGTCACCCCCCTCCACAGAGGCAACGTGACATGCCAACGATTACCCCCAATTCTTATTGGGAAGAATTTCAAACACTTAGCCAAGTTAAAAGAATCATGTAATGGATACTCAtctgccttctccagtgagagCAGCATTTTATAACCTTTGATCACATTTCCTGTTTATCTGTATATTTACacatattgatatatatacatttggGGGGGCAGTTATTGAGAGTAAGCTGTAAACAACCTGACTATTCAGCTGCATCTCCCACAAGGAGAATATTTTCCTATGTAACCTCAATACTATGGTCacactttaagaaaatgaattgCACAAAATCTGATATCCAGTCCCCATTCAGATTTCCCCTCCAGTCCTCCAGGAAGcttcagggatgggggaggtacTTTGGGTTCATAGAGTCACAAGATTCTAGAGCGTCAGCCACCCCTCTGTCTATACAGAAGAGACTGAATGCCACAAAGTGTCCGTGGCTCCCTGAGTCACAGAGCTGGGGACCCCGTGTGCCGCCCATCCTTCTAGGCTTGTGTTCTCACTGCCTCGCAGCCTCTAGGCTGCCAACACACATCCCCTCTGTGGCCTGGCTTTCCTGCAGTGGTCTCCCTACGCCAGATCCAGCGCAAAGCCACCCGGGAAAAGGAGCGGAACCAGGAGCTCCGGCGCCTGCAGGATGAGGCCCGGAAGGAGGAGGGGCAGCGGCTGACCCAGCGCCTGAAGGAGCTGGAGAGGGACAAGAACCTCATGCTGGTAGGAGGCGGAGAGACTGGGCCCTTCATGGGCTGGTTGGGGAACAGAGctgtggagaggggagggggcccTGCCTGGGCTCGGTGGCGTTTaaccctctccttcccaggcCACCTTGCAGCAGGAGGGTCTCCTCTCCCGTTACAAGCAGCAGCGACTGTTGGCAGTCCTTCCTTCCCCATCGGATAAGGGCGTACCTGTGGAGCCCAGCCCGAAGCCCTCAGAGTCGTCAGCACCCACACCCCCGGCAGTGGCCGTCTGCACCAAGGAGTCCATCAAAGGTAAGGGACGGAGGGCAGGGGGACCCTGGGAACCTTTCCTCCAGGCACTCTGCAGGGCTTGAGCCTTGTTCTCTGTGACGCTGGAGGCCCACAGCCTGCCTTGGGCCAAGAGCTTTCTCCCTTATAACCCTCCCACATCTGGTAGCAGCCCTGTTCCTCAGCACTGTGACTGACAGCCTTGTCCACCTCCTGTCCCTCCAGGATCCCTTTCTGTCTTGCTCGACGACCTGCAGGGCCTGAGTGAGGCCATTTCCAAAGAGGAAGCCATTTGTGAAGGGGACAGCCAGACCTCTTCTTCAGTCTGCCTCTGACCAGCTGTGAGGACCAGGAGGATGAGGATGGAAGGGGAATGGGTCGGGAAGGAGACTTCCTTCAGCCGCCCTCGGGGACACCAGCCGCCAAGATGTCATGAATTCTCCCGTGGCTCAATAAAGATGACAACAGTAGGAGTCGTGGTTTGGACAATTCTCTCTGGGAATATATGGAAATTTTCTCCCTGTAGCctctcttgtctgggaaatgtgAGAACCAGTCCCTCATACAGCTCTTCCTGTAGATGGTTCTGTTTTCAAAATCCCTTTCCTAGGCTGCCCAGGAAGTTTTTGGAGaagctccaggttttgttttattcttaactTTAGTTTTAAAACTACCTCTGGAGAATGGTCAGGGCAAGGGCACAAGGCAGATAAAACATTCACGTGCTCAGCAGGAATCACAGAGCCAGGCAGCGTCCTGCCTTGAGGGGGCCACTGGTGGGTTTGATTAACGGGTGGGTCCCTGCTCCCAAGACACTTGCCTTCtggtgggagagacagacaaCGGGCAGGTACCTACATGAACAAATGAATGTTTCAAACAAGTGctgtgaagaggaaaaaaatgatagTGACATGGTAGAAACTAGCTGTGTGGGGAGGGGTGGCTTTAGATGAGGGGACAGGCAGGGCTTCTCTCAGGAGGGATGTGCTGCTGGGGCCAGACTGCGGTAAGGAGCGGGCTGTGCAGCCATCTGGGAGAAGCACCAGGACGGACAGGTCCTGAGGGTGGGGGGAGCCCAAGGGAGGGTGCCGCAGGGAGAGGCCAGGCCTGGTGGAGCTTGGGTTTTACTCTAAGTCAATAAAAAGCCCTTGGAGGgaggtccctggtggtccagtggctgagactccacgctcccaaagcagggggcccgggttcagtctctggtcagggaactagatttctgcatgccgcaactaaaggtcctgtatgccacaactcaGACCTGGTCCAGCCACATTAAATAAATAGCACTGGGAGTACTTTTTAAACTCAGAACAGCCATACAATTTGACTTACATATTTAAGAGACCTATCAACTGGCTGTGGAGGACGGGTTTGGGGGCATGGGATGAGGAAAGAGAGGAATAAAGTCTTTGAaaaactgagccacaggggacagTTGTATTCCTGGCCACTGGGGAGCAGACCAGGTTGTGGAGGAAGTGAGTTCAGTTTTGGACATTTGCTTCCGAGCGGCTTGTGGGACATCCTCACAGAGGAGTCCTTGCTGCAGAAAAGTTCACGGGGCATCTCTGAGCGAATCAGACCAGACAGACTGACGTTTTAAGGATGAGGGGAGAgaagggggctgcagagagttcCCACCAAGGACCAGGGGAAGGGCAGTGAAGATGCTAGAGGGAGGCGGAAGA
It encodes the following:
- the CCHCR1 gene encoding coiled-coil alpha-helical rod protein 1 isoform X2 is translated as MWPHSSGARPWVSALIGKDPGVMAWWCLDGLPQGLGEPWRELWRLGSRPLHRIPQLSPSSRNCRDHRNLRRRGGIDGCTPTLETSNNVEMFRPSGSTGLIPPSHFQVRPLPTLPRMAPTWASDAPLVQRPTHQDVLERRPDNQRPQVTMWEQEVSGKGQEPEWRGRCTELAGSQALSQQAELISRQLRELRRLEEEVRVLRETSLQQKLRLEAQAVELEALARAEKAGRAEAEGLRAALAGAEVVRKNLEEGSQRELEEVQRLHQEQLSSLTQAHQEALSGLTSKAGSLEKSLNNLETRRSGEAKELAAAQREAELLRKQLSKTQEDLEAQMTLVENLRRYVGEQVPPEVHSQAWESERQELLETVQHLQEDRDSLHTTTELLQVRVQSLTHILCMQEEELARKVQPSDCLEPEFTKKCQSLLKRWREKVFALMVQLKAQELEHRECVERLKGQVAELQERVETQCQEQAILQRSLQDKAAEAEVERMGAKALQMELSRVQEARRRRKQQAAPAEEQLRLVASAVSSFQTWLQGTVAEVERAAAQLPSLSSRVSYAVRKVHTIRGLMARKVALAQLRQESCPPPPPTTDMSLELEQLREERNRLDAELQLSAHIIQQEVGRAREQGEAERQKLSEVAQQLEQELQRTQESLASLGLQLEAARQGQQESTAEAASLRKELTQQQEIYGQALQEKVAEVEGRLREQLSESERRLNEARREHTKAVVSLRQIQRKATREKERNQELRRLQDEARKEEGQRLTQRLKELERDKNLMLQRLLAVLPSPSDKGVPVEPSPKPSESSAPTPPAVAVCTKESIKGSLSVLLDDLQGLSEAISKEEAICEGDSQTSSSVCL
- the CCHCR1 gene encoding coiled-coil alpha-helical rod protein 1 isoform X4, which codes for MAPTWASDAPLVQRPTHQDVLERRPDNQRPQVTMWEQEVSGKGQEPEWRGRCTELAGSQALSQQAELISRQLRELRRLEEEVRVLRETSLQQKLRLEAQAVELEALARAEKAGRAEAEGLRAALAGAEVVRKNLEEGSQRELEEVQRLHQEQLSSLTQAHQEALSGLTSKAGSLEKSLNNLETRRSGEAKELAAAQREAELLRKQLSKTQEDLEAQMTLVENLRRYVGEQVPPEVHSQAWESERQELLETVQHLQEDRDSLHTTTELLQVRVQSLTHILCMQEEELARKVQPSDCLEPEFTKKCQSLLKRWREKVFALMVQLKAQELEHRECVERLKGQVAELQERVETQCQEQAILQRSLQDKAAEAEVERMGAKALQMELSRVQEARRRRKQQAAPAEEQLRLVASAVSSFQTWLQGTVAEVERAAAQLPSLSSRVSYAVRKVHTIRGLMARKVALAQLRQESCPPPPPTTDMSLELEQLREERNRLDAELQLSAHIIQQEVGRAREQGEAERQKLSEVAQQLEQELQRTQESLASLGLQLEAARQGQQESTAEAASLRKELTQQQEIYGQALQEKVAEVEGRLREQLSESERRLNEARREHTKAVVSLRQIQRKATREKERNQELRRLQDEARKEEGQRLTQRLKELERDKNLMLATLQQEGLLSRYKQQRLLAVLPSPSDKGVPVEPSPKPSESSAPTPPAVAVCTKESIKGSLSVLLDDLQGLSEAISKEEAICEGDSQTSSSVCL
- the CCHCR1 gene encoding coiled-coil alpha-helical rod protein 1 isoform X1, with product MWPHSSGARPWVSALIGKDPGVMAWWCLDGLPQGLGEPWRELWRLGSRPLHRIPQLSPSSRNCRDHRNLRRRGGIDGCTPTLETSNNVEMFRPSGSTGLIPPSHFQVRPLPTLPRMAPTWASDAPLVQRPTHQDVLERRPDNQRPQVTMWEQEVSGKGQEPEWRGRCTELAGSQALSQQAELISRQLRELRRLEEEVRVLRETSLQQKLRLEAQAVELEALARAEKAGRAEAEGLRAALAGAEVVRKNLEEGSQRELEEVQRLHQEQLSSLTQAHQEALSGLTSKAGSLEKSLNNLETRRSGEAKELAAAQREAELLRKQLSKTQEDLEAQMTLVENLRRYVGEQVPPEVHSQAWESERQELLETVQHLQEDRDSLHTTTELLQVRVQSLTHILCMQEEELARKVQPSDCLEPEFTKKCQSLLKRWREKVFALMVQLKAQELEHRECVERLKGQVAELQERVETQCQEQAILQRSLQDKAAEAEVERMGAKALQMELSRVQEARRRRKQQAAPAEEQLRLVASAVSSFQTWLQGTVAEVERAAAQLPSLSSRVSYAVRKVHTIRGLMARKVALAQLRQESCPPPPPTTDMSLELEQLREERNRLDAELQLSAHIIQQEVGRAREQGEAERQKLSEVAQQLEQELQRTQESLASLGLQLEAARQGQQESTAEAASLRKELTQQQEIYGQALQEKVAEVEGRLREQLSESERRLNEARREHTKAVVSLRQIQRKATREKERNQELRRLQDEARKEEGQRLTQRLKELERDKNLMLATLQQEGLLSRYKQQRLLAVLPSPSDKGVPVEPSPKPSESSAPTPPAVAVCTKESIKGSLSVLLDDLQGLSEAISKEEAICEGDSQTSSSVCL
- the CCHCR1 gene encoding coiled-coil alpha-helical rod protein 1 isoform X3, coding for MFRPSGSTGLIPPSHFQVRPLPTLPRMAPTWASDAPLVQRPTHQDVLERRPDNQRPQVTMWEQEVSGKGQEPEWRGRCTELAGSQALSQQAELISRQLRELRRLEEEVRVLRETSLQQKLRLEAQAVELEALARAEKAGRAEAEGLRAALAGAEVVRKNLEEGSQRELEEVQRLHQEQLSSLTQAHQEALSGLTSKAGSLEKSLNNLETRRSGEAKELAAAQREAELLRKQLSKTQEDLEAQMTLVENLRRYVGEQVPPEVHSQAWESERQELLETVQHLQEDRDSLHTTTELLQVRVQSLTHILCMQEEELARKVQPSDCLEPEFTKKCQSLLKRWREKVFALMVQLKAQELEHRECVERLKGQVAELQERVETQCQEQAILQRSLQDKAAEAEVERMGAKALQMELSRVQEARRRRKQQAAPAEEQLRLVASAVSSFQTWLQGTVAEVERAAAQLPSLSSRVSYAVRKVHTIRGLMARKVALAQLRQESCPPPPPTTDMSLELEQLREERNRLDAELQLSAHIIQQEVGRAREQGEAERQKLSEVAQQLEQELQRTQESLASLGLQLEAARQGQQESTAEAASLRKELTQQQEIYGQALQEKVAEVEGRLREQLSESERRLNEARREHTKAVVSLRQIQRKATREKERNQELRRLQDEARKEEGQRLTQRLKELERDKNLMLATLQQEGLLSRYKQQRLLAVLPSPSDKGVPVEPSPKPSESSAPTPPAVAVCTKESIKGSLSVLLDDLQGLSEAISKEEAICEGDSQTSSSVCL